In one Brachyhypopomus gauderio isolate BG-103 unplaced genomic scaffold, BGAUD_0.2 sc81, whole genome shotgun sequence genomic region, the following are encoded:
- the mdc1 gene encoding mediator of DNA damage checkpoint protein 1 isoform X10, giving the protein MAGERMDATQRIENSLIEEENDDDEEKERKERKESEPLAALKVFKNNYIPETEIPLYLGENVLGRDPAFCSGLLQAPSVSGRHAVISISVFPPHDRCHGDVKATETLLWDLGSLNGSRRGRFKLTPHVRYALSDGDSVVLADLPCQYVGRESMTRLAGPAMPDGGAVGEKTAYKGSDPVDGTGGGVENGVGGSSSPPAPVGNTELKKCDQTPPKTLQRPGSTVVSVSDSDSEEDEGRQRGRRFLSSASSDRSGPTCSTLLTPANKVIPDSEDESFIPPPSAMAGGSIKIDASSDSTPAPLNFNMDSDTEGEEEETDVMKAQPEAEAIVVALQARPVHDDSDAGVEEGEKEKATGEPEASSRTTPQDLITPASVSMDTHTEENHPAPQPVDFHMDSDTDAEDDVADSFRGSELDTSVTRPPPDHESAIPKASESSMETAKTAMRVIKMDSDSDTDDEDPFKSRQGKATQAPVTKTAQPHSDSDTDLDDDPTQAKTPAVTAVPPQCVQTELGAVTPHAGPVLAQPPGERGWDDFRMDSDTDVEEEEEKTEERGRTSTQGAAQIIKSSTPRGAGPCLPSLLCPSPSAEGCSVDTEDFAVAETQSFVSNAPPVSATLDETPASFRTPVTRPSHGGSTFCPGLSDSGHRQPEHEKHAEALGLTENDLDLQDTQAYAPPQCVQTELGAVTPHAGPVLAQPPGERGWDDFRMDSDTDVEEEEEKTEERGRTSTQGAAQIIKSSTPRGAGGTGLSEEEVETQAFLGPSQTFRRPALPSPLCSSPSAVASTMEIYDFAVAETQSFASNASPCDSTLEETPASLRTPGTRPSHGGSSFCLGLSISSHRQPESEEHAKASGLPENDWDLQATQSYGGGEAGVGEEQKQLHQESTQAYTVGLDQEEEPKEEEEETQPLDTPGLSHPSAAETRLVTRTREEDGGGSAANRASVTGGGPGVVEEEKEEEEKEGVLVDSHLSTAETLLLVRSPKPEERLQPYDLHRTTSLEEEEEDGREEEEEAQRRKARSTGSPCRGRLVDEEQSRPTKPDAVTHITIAETQPVCEEEEQEEEQWAEPRSSRRPRRGRQTAAVEPTQALEPDTNIHDATVETMGEDEEVHEEEPRSSRRPRRGRRVEMEPTQLIEPDTMSAVEMQPMSEEEIQVEAANVPSLRGRNRGRGRGTFGRERRRGCSEREGEGKRGKTLEEGSSKEVDTGRRGRRSTRQRERAEHELERHEGERKEKEEIEQKRREEERERKEKERMEKEREETRLEREKEREEKERLEKEKKEREEKERLEKEKKEREEKERLEKEREEKERLEKEKKEREEKERLEKEKEREEKERLEKEKEREEKERLEKEKKEREEKERLEKEKKEREEKERLEKEKKEREEKERLEKEKKEREEKERLEKVKKEREEKERLEKEKKEREEKERLEKEKKEREEKERLEKEKKEREEKERLEKEKKEREEKERLEKEQKENEVENLEREEGEEKLEKDRKKRKQKEKIQIESERREREKERLDKKREREEFQQKSENEKQEETDRLGRKRRKREEKEQLEAQELERQQTDSKKREKEMELEKQKRRPQRQRKTVLGKKELEKEGNQELSEGILHVDDAQITTQEKESEQGEAGKQECEDLESKHQEEEPGKGEVKARRGRCPTRKSVVPPAGLESLTPSNHSEGVTAKRTRSRSNSSNSEHFTSINEHQTQGQGRKTTKADSDNIRSSVKRRTVTVSSCGLDDTLQDSSTLSQTNSRTSERSRSSVANQSRGRGRGRGRGRKSAKVEQPEEEDPVGSEWGRDGPNPPVADTKAGTSDKAHQEKKESGDLSVTEADVPSKASSRGRKRGSDSTTGTAGAPHKTPKSPRHSVAGQTHKVLFTGVVDEDGEKVVQQLGGVLAKGVADMTHLVTDKVRRTVKFLCAVARGVPVVTPDWLAKSAKSGSFLSPNEYLVKDKEQEKKFNFSLQEALRVARQQPLLQGYEIHVTTSVRPEPPQMREIITCCGARYLPKMPSVPKAQMVVVSCEEDRALFERALGLSVPVVSAEFLLTGILQQRVDLQTHAFSASPASPPKPSSRGRKK; this is encoded by the exons ATG GCAGGGGAGCGTATGGATGCCACGCAACGGATTGAAAACTCCTTAATTGAGGAGGAAAATGACGACGATGAAGAAAAGGAacggaaagaaagaaaagaaagtgaACCACTGGCTGCATTGAAAGTATTCAAAAATAACTACATCCCAGAGACAG AGATCCCTCTTTACCTGGGAGAAAATGTATTGGGACGGGACCCCGCCTTTTGCTCCGGGTTGCTGCAGGCCCCTTCCGTATCCGGGCGCCACGCAGTCATCTCCATCTCCGTGTTCCCCCCTCACGACCGCTGCCACGGAGATGTCAAGGCCACGGAGACCCTGCTGTGGGACTTGGGGAGTCTGAACGGCAGCCGGAGGGGGCGCTTCAAGCTGACCCCACACGTGCGTTACGCGCTGTCTGACGGCGACAGCGTGGTGCTCGCTGACCTTCCCTGCCAGTACGTCGGCCGCGAGAGCATGACGAGACTCGCCGGTCCGGCCATGCCTGATGGAGGGGCGGTGGGGGAGAAAACGGCGTACAAGGGGAGTGACCCTGTAGACGGGActgggggaggggtagagaacGGGGTAGGGGGGAGTTCATCACCTCCAGCACCGGTGGGGAACACTGAACTGAAGAAATGTGATCAGACGCCTCCGAAAACTCTCCAACGTCCAGGGAGCACAGTAGTGTCCGTGTCCGACTCGGACTCTGAGGAAGACGAgggcagacagagagggaggagatttCTGA GTTCTGCTTCTTCTGACCGGTCAGGCCCAACATGTTCAACATTGCTGACCCCAGCCAACAAAGTCATTCCAGACAG TGAAGATGAGAGCTTCATTCCTCCACCCTCAGCCATGGCAGGGGGATCAATAAAGATTGATGCTTCCTCAGACTCCACACCTGCCCCGCTGAACTTCAACATGGACAGTGACACagaaggtgaagaagaggagacggATGTGATGAAGGCTCAGCCAGAAGCCGAGGCCATCGTCGTCGCACTGCAGGCACGTCCGGTTCATGACGACAGTGATGCTGGTGTAGAGGAaggggagaaggagaaggcCACGGGTGAGCCCGAGGCTTCATCCAGAACCACACCACAGGACTTGATCACTCCAGCCAGTGTgtccatggacacacacacggaggagAATCACCCCGCACCCCAGCCTGTCGACTTCCACATGGACAGCGACACTGATGCAGAAGATGATGttgcagacagcttcagaggcTCAGAACTTGACACCTCAGTCACCAGACCACCTCCTGACCATGAATCAGCCATTCCTAAGGCCAGCGAGTCCAGCATGGAGACGGCAAAGACTGCGATGAGGGTGATCAAGATGGACTCGGACAGTGACACCGATGACGAGGATCCATTTAAAAGCAGACAGGGCAAAGCTACACAGGCGCCAGTGACCAAGACTGCACAGCCTCACTCTGACAGCGACACGGACCTGGACGATGACCCCACCCAGGCCAAGACCCCCGCTGTGACCGCAGTACCACCACAGTGTGTTCAGACTGAGCTGGGTGCAGTTACCCCGCACGCAGGACCTGTCCTGGCCCAGCCTCCTGGTGAGCGAGGGTGGGATGACTTCAGGATGGACAGCGATACGGATgttgaggaagaagaggagaagacagaggagagagggcggACGTCTACGCAGGGAGCAGCACAGATTATTAAGTCTTCTACACCAAGGGGGGCAG GTCCATGtctgccctctctcctctgcccctccccctctgctgAAGGCTGCAGTGTGGATACTGAAGACTTTGCTGTGGCTGAGACTCAGTCTTTTGTGTCCAACGCACCCCCGGTCAGTGCCACCCTGGACGAGACACCTGCGTCCTTCAGGACCCCAGTGACCCGGCCCTCCCATGGGGGCTCGACCTTCTGCCCGGGCCTTTCCGACAGTGGCCACCGACAGCCAGAGCACGAGAAGCACGCCGAGGCTTTGGGCCTGACTGAGAACGACTTGGACCTCCAGGATACCCAGGCATATG CACCACCACAGTGTGTTCAGACTGAGCTGGGTGCAGTTACCCCGCACGCAGGACCTGTCCTGGCCCAGCCTCCTGGTGAGCGAGGGTGGGATGACTTCAGGATGGACAGTGACACGGATgttgaggaagaagaggagaagacGGAGGAGAGAGGGCGGACGTCTACGCAGGGAGCAGCACAGATTATTAAGTCTTCTACACCAAGAGGGGCAG gaggcacAGGATTGTCTGAAGAGGAAGTAGAAACTCAGGCATTCCTTGGTCCCTCACAGACGTTCAGAC gaccAGCTCTGCCCTCTCCGCTCTGTTCCTCCCCCTCAGCGGTGGCCAGCACTATGGAAATATATGACTTTGCCGTGGCTGAGACTCAGTCGTTTGCGTCCAACGCTTCCCCTTGTGACTCTACATTGGAAGAGACACCTGCATCCTTGAGGACCCCTGGGACCCGGCCCTCCCATGGAGGCTCGTCCTTCTGCCTGGGCCTTTCCATCAGCAGTCACCGACAGCCAGAGTCTGAGGAGCACGCCAAGGCTTCGGGCCTGCCAGAGAACGACTGGGACCTCCAGGCCACGCAGTCATACG GAGGTGGAGAAGCTGGTGTGGGTGAGGAGCAGAAGCAGCTGCACCAGGAGTCCACTCAGGCATACACAGTCGGTCTGGACCAGGAGGAAGAGCcaaaggaagaggaggaggagacccagCCGCTGGACACCCCAGGCCTCAGCCACCCCTCTGCTGCTGAAACTCGGCTGGTCACCAGGACGCGGGAGGAAGATGGTGGTGGTAGCGCCGCTAACAGGGCATCTGTCACTGGTGGAGGAccaggagtggtggaggaggagaaggaggaggaggagaaggagggtgTGCTGGTGGATTCACACCTCTCCACTGCAGAGACTCTGCTCCTCGTCAGGAGCCCGAAGCCCGAGGAGCGACTTCAGCCCTACGACCTGCACCGAACAACGTcactggaggaggaggaagaggatggaagggaggaagaggaggaagcacAGAGACGTAAAGCACGATCTACTGGGAGTCCCTGCAGAGGACGACTGGTGGATGAAGAACAGTCACGTCCTACTAAGCCTGATGCCGTCACTCACATCACCATTGCTGAAACACAGCCTGtttgtgaggaagaggagcaggaggaagagCAATGGGCTGAGCCCAGGTCCAGCAGGAGACCTCGTAGAGGGAGGCAGACTGCTGCAGTCGAGCCAACACAGGCGCTGGAGCCTGATACTAACATTCATGACGCCACAGTTGAAACTATGGGCGAGGATGAAGAAGTACATGAGGAAGAGCCCAGATCTAGCAGGAGACCTCGTAGGGGAAGACGGGTGGAGATGGAGCCCACACAACTTATTGAGCCAGACACAATGTCCGCTGTTGAAATGCAGCCAATGAGTGAAGAAGAGATCCAGGTGGAGGCTGCCAACGTTCCCAGCCTCAGGGGGAGAAACAGGGGAAGAGGGAGGGGAACATTTGGaagggagagaagaagaggctgctcagagagagaaggagaggggaagagaggaaaaaCACTGGAGGAGGGAAGCAGCAAGGAGGTGGACACGGGGAGGAGGGGAAGAAGGAGcaccagacagagagagagagctgagcatGAGCTGGAGAGACAcgagggggagagaaaagaaaaggaagaaatagaacagaagagaagggaagaagagagagagaggaaggaaaaAGAGAGAATGGAGAAGGAACGGGAAGAGACAAGACTGgaaagggagaaggagagagaagagaaagagag gttggaaaaggagaagaaggagagagaagagaaagagaggttggagaaggagaagaaggagagagaagagaaagagaggttggagaaggagagagaagagaaagagaggttggaaaaggagaagaaggagagagaagagaaggagaggttggagaaggagaaggagagagaagagaaggagaggttggaaaaggagaaggagagagaagagaaagagaggttggaaaaggagaagaaggagagagaagagaaggagaggttggaaaaggagaagaaggagagagaagagaaagagaggctggaaaaggagaagaaggagagagaagagaaagagaggctggaaaaggagaagaaggagagagaagagaaggagaggttGGAAAAggtgaagaaggagagagaagagaaggagaggttggaaaaggagaagaaagagagagaagagaaagagaggctggaaaaggagaagaaggagagagaagagaaagagaggctggaaaaggagaagaaggagagagaagagaaggagaggctggaaaaggagaagaaagagagagaagagaaagagagactggAAAAGGAACAGAAAGAAAATGAAGTGGAGAACTTggaaagagaggagggagaagaaAAACTTGAAAAGgacagaaagaaaagaaaacagaaagaaaagatCCAAATAGAGAgcgaaagaagagagagggaaaaggagaGATTGGACaagaagagggaaagagaagaaTTTCAGCAAAAATCTGAAAATGAAAAACAAGAAGAAACAGACAGAttagggagaaagagaaggaagagagaggaaaaagaACAGTTGGAAGCACAGGAACTAGAGAGGCAACAAACGGACtcgaaaaagagagaaaaagagatggAACTGGAGAAGCAAAAGAGACGACCACAAAGGCAACGCAAAACAGTGCTGGGAAAGAAAGAGCTGGAGAAAGAGGGAAATCAAGAATTAAGCGAGGGAATTTTACATGTAGATGATGCTCAAATAACAACACAGGAGAAGGAATCAGAGCAAGGAGAGGCAGGCAAACAAGAATGTGAAGATCTCGAGAGTAAACACCAAGAGGAAGAACCAGGAAAGGGTGAAGTGAAGGCCAGACGAGGCAGATGCCCAACAAGGAAATCTGtagtgccccctgctggtttGGAGAGCTTGACACCTTCAAACCACAGCGAAGGTGTAACTGCTAAAAGAACTCGGTCTCGCTCCAACTCCTCCAACTCTGAGCATTTTACATCCATCAATGAGCATCAAACCCAAGGCCAAGGGAGGAAGACGACTAAAGCAGACTCTgataacattaggtcatcagtCAAGAGGAGAACCGTCACAGTGTCCTCTTGTGGGCTGGACGACACACTGCAGGACTCCAGTACTCTGTCTCAGACCAACTCCAGGACCTCTGAGAGATCTAGGAGCAGTGTGGCCAATCAGAgcagaggcagagggagagggagagggagagggaggaaaagTGCAAAAGTGGAACAGCCAGAAGAGGAAGATCCTGTTGGAAGTGAGTGGGGGAGAGATGGTCCAAACCCTCCAGTGGCTGATACCAAAGCTGGGACGAGTGATAAGGCCCACCAAGAGAAAAAGGAGTCAGGGGATCTGTCTGTCACTGAAGCAGATGTTCCAAGCAAGGCCAGCAGCAGAGGGCGCAAGAGAGGTTCTGATTCCACCACAGGAACTGCAGGAGCTCCTCACAAAACTCCTAAGAGTCCCCGCCACTCAGTAGCTGGTCAAACACACAAG gTGCTCTTCACAGGAGTGGTGGACGAGGACGGTGAGAAAGTGGTGCAGCAGTTGGGTGGAGTTCTGGCCAAAGGCGTGGCTGATATGACCCACCTGGTGACCGATAAGGTCCGTCGTACGGTCAAGTTCCTGTGTGCTGTAGCCAGAGGTGTACCCGTCGTCACCCCTGATTGGCTGGCCAAG AGTGCTAAATCAGGGAGTTTCCTCTCACCTAATGAGTACCTGGTGAAAGATAAGGAGCAGGAGAAGAAATTTAACTTCAGTCTGCAGGA